A DNA window from Ochotona princeps isolate mOchPri1 chromosome 32, mOchPri1.hap1, whole genome shotgun sequence contains the following coding sequences:
- the FGF17 gene encoding fibroblast growth factor 17, translating to MTDQLSRRQIREYQLYSRTSGKHVQVTGRRISATAEDGNKFAKLIVETDTFGSRVRIKGAESEKYICMNKRGKLIGKPSGKSKDCVFTEIVLENNYTAFQNARHEGWFMAFTRQGRPRQASRSRQNQREAHFIKRLYQGQLPFPNHAERQKQFEFVGSAPTRRTKRTRRPQPLT from the exons ATGACCGACCAGCTGAGCCGGCGGCAGATCCGTGAGTACCAGCTCTACAGCCGGACCAGCGGCAAACACGTGCAGGTCACTGGGCGACGCATCTCCGCCACCGCCGAGGACGGCAACAAGTTTG CCAAGCTCATCGTGGAGACCGACACGTTTGGCAGCCGTGTGCGCATCAAGGGGGCAGAGAGCGAGAAGTACATCTGTATGAACAAACGCGGGAAGCTGATTGGCAAG CCCAGCGGCAAGAGCAAGGACTGCGTGTTCACCGAGATCGTGCTGGAGAACAACTACACGGCCTTCCAGAACGCGCGGCACGAGGGCTGGTTCATGGCCTTCACGCGCCAGGGCCGGCCCCGCCAGGCGTCCCGCAGCCGCCAGAACCAGCGCGAGGCGCACTTCATCAAGCGCCTCTACCAGGGCCAACTGCCCTTCCCCAACCACGCCGAGAGGCAGAAGCAGTTCGAGTTCGTAGGCTCGGCCCCCACCCGCCGGACCAAGCGCACCCGGCGACCCCAGCCCCTCACGTAG